The following coding sequences are from one Streptomyces sp. V3I7 window:
- a CDS encoding 1-acyl-sn-glycerol-3-phosphate acyltransferase codes for MLYGAMKVAIGAPLKVAFRPWVEGLENIPAEGPAILASNHLSFSDSFFLPVMLDRKVTFIAKAEYFTTPGLKGRMTAAFFKGVGQLPVDRSGARGAGEAAIRSGIEVIERGELFGIYPEGTRSPDGRLYRGKPGGLGRVALATGAPVIPVAMIDTEKIQPPGQVVPKLMRPGIRIGRPLDFSRYQGMEHDRFVLRALTDEVMYEIMKLSGQEYVDMYATAAKRQIAEAAKAEKAEKSGKPGKPGKSGKKNSEA; via the coding sequence TTGTTGTACGGCGCGATGAAGGTCGCCATCGGGGCACCGCTGAAGGTCGCCTTCAGACCTTGGGTGGAGGGGCTGGAGAACATCCCCGCCGAGGGCCCCGCCATCCTGGCGAGCAATCACCTGTCGTTCTCGGACTCGTTCTTCCTGCCCGTGATGCTCGACCGCAAGGTCACCTTCATCGCGAAGGCCGAGTACTTCACCACCCCCGGTCTCAAGGGCAGGATGACCGCCGCCTTCTTCAAGGGCGTCGGCCAACTCCCCGTGGACCGCTCCGGCGCGCGCGGCGCGGGCGAGGCGGCCATCAGGAGCGGCATCGAGGTCATCGAGCGCGGTGAACTGTTCGGCATCTACCCCGAGGGCACGCGCTCGCCCGACGGCCGCCTCTACCGCGGCAAGCCCGGGGGCCTCGGGCGCGTCGCGCTCGCCACCGGTGCGCCGGTCATCCCCGTCGCGATGATCGACACGGAGAAGATCCAGCCGCCCGGCCAGGTCGTGCCGAAGCTGATGCGGCCCGGCATCCGGATCGGCAGGCCGCTCGACTTCAGCCGCTACCAGGGCATGGAGCACGACCGCTTCGTCCTGCGGGCGCTGACCGACGAGGTCATGTACGAGATCATGAAGCTCTCCGGCCAGGAGTACGTCGACATGTACGCGACCGCCGCCAAGCGGCAGATCGCGGAGGCGGCGAAGGCCGAGAAGGCCGAGAAGTCAGGCAAGCCAGGCAAGCCAGGCAAGTCAGGGAAGAAGAATTCCGAGGCCTAG
- a CDS encoding carboxylesterase: MPVLPGAEPYRHDGGEVGILLCHGFTGSPQSLRPWAEHHAAHGLTVSLPLLPGHGTRWEDMRLTGWRDWYAEVDRELRSLRERCARVFVAGLSMGGALALRLAARHGDAVAGVVVVNPANKVHGASAYALPVARHLVRSAPGIASDIALEGAQELAYDRVPLHAAHSLRTYLRLLDGELPQVTQPLLLLRSAQDHVVPPADSARVLSRVSSRDVREVVLEHSYHVATLDHDADRIFEESLAFTGRLAPRVGKEGTAAVG, translated from the coding sequence GTGCCGGTCCTGCCTGGAGCCGAGCCGTACCGCCACGACGGCGGTGAGGTCGGGATCCTCCTCTGCCATGGTTTCACCGGCTCGCCCCAGTCGCTGCGCCCCTGGGCGGAGCACCACGCCGCGCACGGCCTGACCGTGTCGCTGCCGCTGCTGCCCGGCCACGGCACGCGGTGGGAGGACATGCGGCTCACCGGCTGGCGGGACTGGTACGCGGAGGTGGACCGCGAGCTGCGGTCCCTGCGCGAGCGCTGCGCGCGGGTGTTCGTGGCGGGCCTGTCGATGGGCGGCGCGCTGGCCCTGCGGCTGGCGGCCCGGCACGGGGACGCGGTCGCCGGCGTGGTGGTCGTCAACCCGGCGAACAAGGTGCACGGCGCGTCGGCGTACGCCCTTCCGGTGGCCCGGCACCTGGTGCGGTCGGCGCCGGGGATCGCGAGCGACATCGCGCTGGAGGGCGCGCAGGAACTCGCCTACGACCGGGTGCCGCTGCACGCGGCCCACTCCCTGCGGACCTACCTGCGACTGCTGGACGGGGAGCTTCCGCAGGTCACCCAGCCGCTGCTGCTTCTGCGCAGCGCCCAGGACCATGTGGTGCCGCCGGCCGACTCGGCCCGGGTGCTGAGCCGGGTGTCCTCGCGGGACGTACGAGAGGTCGTACTGGAACACAGCTACCACGTCGCGACGTTGGACCACGACGCGGACCGGATCTTCGAGGAGAGCCTCGCTTTCACCGGCCGGCTCGCACCCCGTGTCGGCAAGGAAGGGACGGCCGCAGTTGGCTGA
- a CDS encoding endonuclease/exonuclease/phosphatase family protein: protein MPTPPPLPDSRTEPDGSALVRVLSYNVRSMRDDTDALARVITACAPDLVLLQEAPRFFRWRKKLARLAAASGQVVLTGGATATGPAILCSLRATVERTEDVLLPHTPGLHRRGFATAVVRFGAARIGVLSCHLSLQKDERYAQGGLLLDRLAGLGVEHAVAGGDLNERPGGRTFRRLARELQDGWATAPWGGEYTSTPADPHQRIDAIFATKGVEVLGCGVPTAGLPGVTEEDLRAATDHLPVLAALRVPAL, encoded by the coding sequence ATGCCGACACCGCCACCGCTACCCGACTCCCGCACAGAGCCCGACGGTTCAGCCCTCGTCCGCGTCCTGAGCTACAACGTCCGCTCGATGCGCGACGACACCGACGCGCTGGCCAGGGTCATCACCGCCTGCGCCCCCGACCTGGTCCTTCTCCAGGAGGCCCCCCGCTTCTTCCGCTGGCGCAAGAAGCTCGCCCGGCTCGCGGCGGCCTCGGGACAGGTCGTCCTCACCGGCGGTGCCACGGCGACGGGACCCGCGATCCTCTGCTCGCTGCGGGCCACTGTCGAGCGGACCGAGGACGTCCTCCTGCCGCACACCCCGGGCCTGCACCGCCGCGGCTTCGCCACCGCCGTCGTACGCTTCGGCGCCGCCCGGATCGGCGTGCTCAGCTGCCACTTGAGCCTGCAGAAGGACGAGCGGTACGCGCAGGGCGGTCTGCTGCTCGACCGGCTGGCCGGCCTCGGCGTGGAGCACGCCGTCGCGGGCGGCGACCTCAACGAGCGCCCCGGCGGCCGCACCTTCCGGCGGCTGGCCCGCGAACTCCAGGACGGCTGGGCCACCGCCCCCTGGGGCGGCGAGTACACGTCCACCCCCGCCGACCCCCACCAGCGCATCGACGCGATCTTCGCGACGAAGGGCGTCGAGGTGCTCGGCTGCGGCGTGCCGACCGCCGGCCTGCCGGGCGTGACGGAGGAAGACCTGAGGGCGGCCACGGACCACCTCCCGGTCCTGGCCGCCCTCCGGGTCCCAGCGTTGTGA
- a CDS encoding ROK family glucokinase: protein MGLTIGVDIGGTKIAAGVVDEEGNILSTFKVPTPTTPEAIVDAIASAVEGARAGHDIVGVGIGAAGYVNRQRSTVYFAPNIDWRQEPLKDKVEARVGLPVVVENDANAAAWGEYKFGAGKGHRNVICITLGTGLGGGIIIGNKLRRGHFGVAAEFGHIRMVPDGLMCGCGSQGCWEQYASGRALVRYAKQRANATPELAELLLSLGDGTPDGIEGKHISMAARQGDPVAVDSYRELARWAGAGLADLASLFDPSAFIVGGGLSDEGELVLDPIRKSYKRWLVGGNWRPVAEVIAAQLGNKAGLVGAADLAREPDPIM, encoded by the coding sequence ATGGGACTCACCATCGGCGTCGACATCGGCGGCACGAAGATCGCGGCCGGGGTGGTCGACGAGGAAGGCAACATCCTCTCGACCTTCAAGGTGCCGACCCCCACCACGCCGGAGGCCATCGTGGACGCCATCGCCTCGGCGGTGGAGGGCGCGCGCGCCGGGCACGACATCGTCGGCGTGGGCATCGGCGCGGCCGGCTACGTGAACCGGCAGCGTTCGACCGTCTATTTCGCGCCCAACATCGACTGGCGCCAGGAGCCGCTGAAGGACAAGGTCGAGGCCCGCGTCGGCCTGCCGGTCGTCGTGGAGAACGACGCCAACGCGGCCGCCTGGGGCGAGTACAAGTTCGGTGCGGGCAAGGGCCACCGCAACGTCATCTGCATCACGCTCGGCACCGGCCTCGGCGGCGGCATCATCATCGGCAACAAGCTGCGCCGCGGCCACTTCGGCGTGGCCGCCGAGTTCGGCCACATCCGAATGGTGCCGGACGGCCTGATGTGCGGCTGCGGCTCGCAGGGCTGCTGGGAGCAGTACGCCTCCGGCCGCGCCCTCGTCCGGTACGCCAAGCAGCGCGCCAACGCCACCCCCGAGCTTGCCGAACTGCTGCTCTCCCTGGGCGACGGCACCCCCGACGGCATCGAGGGCAAGCACATCTCCATGGCCGCCCGCCAGGGCGACCCGGTCGCCGTGGACTCCTACCGCGAGCTGGCCCGCTGGGCCGGTGCCGGTCTCGCCGACCTGGCCTCCCTCTTCGACCCCTCCGCGTTCATCGTCGGCGGCGGTCTCTCCGACGAGGGCGAGCTGGTCCTGGACCCGATCCGCAAGTCGTACAAGCGCTGGCTGGTCGGCGGCAACTGGCGTCCGGTCGCCGAGGTGATCGCGGCTCAGCTGGGCAACAAGGCCGGCCTCGTCGGCGCGGCGGACCTCGCCCGCGAGCCCGACCCGATCATGTGA
- a CDS encoding DUF5304 domain-containing protein translates to MSEERPTPDAPEPEAADEVRVSDADAWATACAEDLAAEKARRRSEQAPPPGSAAEELRKLVDAVADKLSGVQSPLLGAIAGPAAQQAVRQAVQQAKAAVEPVIERNPDVFDHLAAAGTELLAAYRSAVQGQEGRWTSRTNPAKGDDDGPGERIDLD, encoded by the coding sequence ATGAGCGAAGAGCGCCCCACGCCTGACGCCCCGGAGCCGGAAGCGGCCGACGAGGTGCGGGTGAGTGACGCCGACGCGTGGGCCACCGCCTGCGCCGAGGACCTCGCGGCGGAGAAGGCCCGCCGCCGGTCCGAGCAGGCCCCGCCGCCGGGGTCCGCCGCCGAGGAGCTGCGCAAGCTCGTCGACGCCGTCGCCGACAAACTGTCCGGCGTCCAGTCGCCCCTCCTGGGCGCGATCGCCGGGCCGGCCGCCCAGCAGGCGGTGCGGCAGGCCGTGCAGCAGGCCAAGGCCGCCGTCGAGCCGGTCATCGAGCGCAACCCGGACGTCTTCGACCACCTGGCCGCGGCCGGCACCGAACTCCTCGCCGCCTACCGCTCCGCCGTGCAGGGCCAGGAGGGGCGCTGGACGTCCCGTACGAACCCCGCGAAGGGCGACGACGACGGCCCCGGGGAACGCATCGACCTGGACTGA
- a CDS encoding ArsA family ATPase, whose protein sequence is MRTILITGPGGCGRTTVAAATALRAAREGTTTLVLSADRTDTLGAALGTETGPVPVEAAPGLTAWRPDAVERFREDLTAFQTRAANVLDLLGASRLDAEEVTPLPGAEELSFLRALRDAALSERYDLLVVDLPPTPQALALLALPEELRRYLRRLLPPERQAARALRPVLGRLAGVPMPAEWLYETAGRWDVELAAVEAVLADRATTVRLVAEPGPAGAAAVRAAGLGIALRGLRTEALVANRVLPETAPDSWLACLLAQQRKALADWREPGEPYDVHEVPHLGRDPRGPEDLAALTAPGVNAAPAPVEWHVTDSIAEDGVLVWHIPLPGAIREELDLIRRGDELVVTTGAFHRIVPLPSALRRCTVAGAALRNGELRIRFTPDPGLWPRGK, encoded by the coding sequence ATGCGCACCATCCTGATCACGGGTCCGGGCGGCTGCGGCCGTACGACCGTTGCCGCGGCCACCGCCCTGCGGGCCGCGCGCGAGGGCACCACCACCCTGGTGCTGAGCGCCGACCGCACCGACACCCTCGGGGCCGCGCTCGGCACGGAGACCGGGCCCGTCCCGGTCGAAGCCGCCCCCGGCCTCACGGCCTGGCGCCCCGACGCGGTCGAACGCTTCCGTGAGGACCTCACCGCGTTCCAGACCCGCGCCGCGAACGTCCTCGACCTGCTCGGTGCCTCCCGCCTGGACGCCGAGGAGGTCACGCCGCTCCCCGGCGCCGAGGAGCTGTCGTTCCTGCGCGCCCTCAGGGACGCGGCCCTCTCGGAGCGCTACGACCTCCTCGTCGTCGACCTCCCGCCCACTCCGCAGGCCCTCGCCCTGCTCGCGCTCCCGGAGGAGCTGCGCCGCTACCTGCGCCGCCTGCTCCCGCCCGAGCGGCAGGCGGCCCGCGCCCTGCGCCCGGTCCTGGGCCGGCTCGCCGGCGTCCCCATGCCCGCCGAGTGGCTGTACGAGACGGCCGGCCGGTGGGACGTCGAACTCGCCGCCGTCGAGGCCGTCCTGGCCGACCGCGCCACCACCGTCCGCCTGGTCGCGGAGCCGGGCCCGGCCGGCGCCGCCGCCGTGCGCGCCGCCGGTCTCGGCATCGCCCTGCGCGGCCTGCGCACCGAGGCCCTCGTCGCCAACCGCGTCCTGCCCGAGACCGCCCCGGACAGCTGGCTCGCCTGCCTCCTCGCCCAGCAGCGCAAGGCCCTGGCCGACTGGCGCGAGCCGGGGGAGCCGTACGACGTCCACGAGGTGCCCCACCTCGGCCGCGACCCGCGCGGCCCGGAGGACCTCGCCGCGCTCACCGCACCCGGCGTCAACGCGGCGCCCGCCCCGGTCGAGTGGCACGTCACCGACTCCATCGCCGAGGACGGCGTCCTCGTCTGGCACATCCCGCTGCCCGGCGCGATACGCGAGGAACTCGACCTGATCCGCCGCGGCGACGAACTGGTCGTCACCACCGGCGCGTTCCACCGCATCGTCCCCCTCCCCTCCGCCCTCCGCCGCTGCACCGTCGCAGGCGCCGCCCTCCGCAACGGCGAACTCCGCATCCGCTTCACCCCGGACCCGGGACTGTGGCCACGGGGGAAGTGA
- a CDS encoding SRPBCC family protein, with product MAEHTSSSITIEAAPADVMAVIADFVRYPDWTGEVKQAEILETDAQGRAEQVRLVMDAGAIKDDQVLGYTWTGDHEVSWTLIKSQMLRSLDGTYVLKPASAGATEVTYRLTVDVKIPMLGMIKRKAEKVIIDRALAGLKKRVESGEQ from the coding sequence ATGGCGGAACACACCAGCTCGAGCATCACCATCGAGGCGGCACCGGCCGACGTGATGGCGGTGATCGCCGACTTCGTCCGCTACCCGGACTGGACGGGCGAAGTGAAGCAGGCCGAGATCCTCGAGACCGACGCCCAGGGCCGGGCCGAGCAGGTCCGCCTCGTGATGGACGCCGGCGCCATCAAGGACGACCAGGTCCTCGGCTACACCTGGACCGGCGACCACGAGGTCTCCTGGACCCTGATCAAGTCCCAGATGCTGCGCTCCCTCGACGGCACCTATGTGCTGAAGCCGGCCAGCGCGGGCGCCACCGAGGTGACGTACCGGCTGACGGTGGACGTCAAGATCCCCATGCTCGGCATGATCAAGCGCAAGGCCGAGAAGGTCATCATCGACCGGGCGCTCGCGGGCCTGAAGAAGCGCGTGGAGTCGGGCGAGCAGTGA
- a CDS encoding metallophosphoesterase, producing the protein MALTPAGKPRTRVHVVSDVHGNARDLARAGEGADALICLGDLVLFLDYRDHSRGIFPDLFGAENARRIVELRTARRFEEAREFGARLWAGLGSDRRTVIEAAVRRQYAEMFAAFPTPTYATYGNVDMPPLWPEYAGPGTTVLDGERMEIGGRVFGFVGGGLRTPMRTPYEISDEEYAAKVEAVGEVDVLCTHIPPDVPELVYDTVARRFERGSRALLAAIRRTRPRYHLFGHVHQPLVRRMRIGATECVNVGHFAGTGQPWVLQW; encoded by the coding sequence ATGGCACTTACACCCGCCGGCAAGCCGAGGACCCGCGTCCACGTCGTCAGCGACGTGCACGGCAACGCCCGCGACCTCGCCCGGGCAGGTGAGGGCGCGGACGCCCTGATCTGCCTCGGCGACCTCGTGCTCTTCCTGGACTACCGCGACCACTCGCGCGGCATCTTCCCCGACCTGTTCGGCGCCGAGAACGCCCGCCGGATCGTGGAGCTGCGCACCGCCCGCCGCTTCGAGGAGGCCCGGGAGTTCGGCGCCCGGCTGTGGGCGGGCCTCGGCTCCGACCGGCGCACGGTGATCGAGGCGGCGGTGCGCAGACAGTACGCCGAGATGTTCGCCGCGTTCCCGACCCCGACGTACGCGACGTACGGCAACGTCGACATGCCGCCGCTGTGGCCCGAGTACGCCGGGCCCGGCACCACGGTCCTCGACGGCGAGCGGATGGAGATCGGCGGCCGCGTCTTCGGCTTCGTCGGCGGCGGCCTGCGCACGCCCATGCGGACGCCGTACGAGATCAGCGACGAGGAGTACGCCGCGAAGGTCGAGGCGGTCGGCGAGGTCGACGTGCTGTGCACGCACATCCCGCCGGACGTCCCGGAGCTGGTGTACGACACGGTGGCGCGCCGCTTCGAGCGCGGCAGCCGGGCCCTGCTGGCCGCGATCCGCCGCACCCGGCCCCGCTACCACCTGTTCGGCCACGTCCACCAGCCGCTGGTGCGCCGCATGCGGATCGGGGCGACCGAGTGCGTGAACGTGGGCCACTTCGCGGGGACCGGACAGCCGTGGGTGCTTCAGTGGTGA
- a CDS encoding long-chain fatty acid--CoA ligase yields the protein MREFSLPALYEVPADGNLTDIVRRNAAQHPDVAVIARKVGGTWQDVNALDFLSEVHAAAKGLIASGIQPGDRIGLMSRTRYEWTLLDFAIWSAGAVTVPVYETSSPEQVQWILSDSGAKACVVEMDNHVAAVDSVRDRLPALDHVWQIEAGAVEELGRLGKDVSDATVEERSSRAKADDPATLVYTSGTTGRPKGCVLTHRSFFAECGNIVERLRPLFRTGDSSVLLFLPLAHVFGRLVQVASMMAPIKLGLVPDIKQLTDELASFRPSMVLGVPRVFEKVYNSARAKAQADGKGTIFDKAADTSIAYSKALDTPAGPGLRLRLKHKTFDKLVYSKLRAVLGGRGEYAISGGAPLGERLGHFFRGIGFTVLEGYGLTESCAATTFNPWDRQKIGTVGQPLPGSVVRIADDGEVLLHGEHLFKEYWNNAGATAEALADGWFHTGDVGTLDEDGYLRITGRKKEIIVTAGGKNVAPAVIEDRIRAHALVAECMVVGDGRPFVGALVTIDEEFLGRWAAEHGKPADSTAVSLREDAELHAAIQAAIDDGNAAVSKAESVRKFRILSGQFTEESGHLTPSLKLKRNVVAKDFADEIEGIYQK from the coding sequence TTGCGCGAGTTCAGCCTTCCGGCCTTGTACGAGGTCCCTGCCGACGGCAATCTGACCGACATCGTCCGCAGAAACGCCGCGCAGCACCCCGACGTCGCCGTCATCGCGCGCAAGGTCGGCGGCACCTGGCAGGACGTGAACGCCCTGGACTTCCTGTCCGAGGTGCACGCCGCCGCGAAGGGCCTCATCGCCTCGGGCATCCAGCCCGGCGACCGGATCGGCCTGATGTCGCGCACCCGCTACGAGTGGACACTGCTCGACTTCGCCATCTGGAGCGCGGGCGCGGTCACCGTGCCGGTGTACGAGACCAGTTCCCCGGAGCAGGTGCAGTGGATCCTCTCCGACTCGGGCGCCAAGGCCTGCGTCGTCGAGATGGACAACCACGTCGCCGCCGTCGACTCCGTGCGTGACCGGCTGCCCGCCCTCGATCACGTCTGGCAGATCGAGGCCGGCGCCGTGGAGGAGCTCGGCCGGCTCGGCAAGGACGTCAGCGACGCGACGGTCGAGGAGCGCAGCTCGCGCGCCAAGGCCGACGACCCGGCGACCCTCGTCTACACCTCCGGGACGACCGGCCGCCCCAAGGGCTGCGTGCTGACCCACCGCAGCTTCTTCGCCGAGTGCGGCAACATCGTCGAGCGCCTGCGTCCGCTGTTCCGCACGGGCGACTCCTCGGTCCTGCTCTTCCTGCCGCTCGCGCACGTCTTCGGCCGGCTCGTGCAGGTCGCCTCGATGATGGCGCCGATCAAGCTGGGCCTGGTCCCGGACATCAAGCAGCTCACGGACGAACTGGCGTCCTTCCGCCCGTCGATGGTCCTGGGCGTGCCGCGCGTCTTCGAGAAGGTCTACAACTCGGCGCGCGCCAAGGCGCAGGCCGACGGCAAGGGCACGATCTTCGACAAGGCGGCGGACACCTCCATCGCCTACAGCAAGGCGCTGGACACCCCGGCGGGCCCGGGTCTGCGTCTGCGGCTCAAGCACAAGACGTTCGACAAGCTGGTGTACAGCAAGCTGCGCGCGGTGCTCGGCGGGCGGGGCGAGTACGCCATCTCCGGCGGCGCCCCGCTGGGCGAGCGCCTCGGCCACTTCTTCCGCGGCATCGGCTTCACGGTCCTGGAGGGCTACGGCCTGACCGAGTCGTGCGCCGCCACCACGTTCAACCCCTGGGACCGGCAGAAGATCGGCACGGTCGGCCAGCCGCTGCCGGGCTCCGTCGTCCGGATCGCCGACGACGGCGAGGTGCTGCTGCACGGCGAGCACCTGTTCAAGGAGTACTGGAACAACGCGGGCGCGACCGCCGAGGCGCTGGCCGACGGCTGGTTCCACACCGGTGACGTCGGCACGCTCGACGAGGACGGCTACCTCAGGATCACCGGCCGCAAGAAGGAGATCATCGTGACCGCGGGCGGCAAGAACGTCGCCCCGGCCGTGATCGAGGACCGCATCCGGGCGCACGCGCTGGTCGCGGAGTGCATGGTGGTGGGCGACGGCCGCCCGTTCGTGGGCGCGCTGGTCACCATCGACGAGGAGTTCCTCGGCCGCTGGGCCGCCGAGCACGGCAAGCCGGCGGACTCCACCGCCGTGTCGCTGCGCGAGGACGCGGAGCTGCACGCCGCGATCCAGGCCGCGATCGACGACGGCAACGCCGCGGTGTCGAAGGCCGAGTCGGTCCGCAAGTTCCGTATCCTGTCCGGCCAGTTCACCGAGGAGTCGGGCCACCTGACCCCGTCACTGAAGCTCAAGCGCAACGTGGTGGCGAAGGACTTCGCGGACGAGATCGAGGGGATCTACCAGAAGTAG
- a CDS encoding glycosyltransferase family 4 protein, with amino-acid sequence MHKTLIVTNDFPPRPGGIQAFLHNMALRLDPERLVVYASTWKRSREGIEATAAFDAEQPFTVVRDRTTMLLPTPGATRRATGLLREHGCTSVWFGAAAPLGLMAPALRAAGAERLVATTHGHEAGWAQLPAARQLLRRIGEDTDTLTYLGEYTRSRIAGALTPEAAARMVQLPPGVDEKTFHPGSGGDEVRARLGLSDRPVVVCVSRLVPRKGQDTLIRAMPRILAKEPDAVLLIVGGGPYENDLRRLARESGVADSVRFTGSVPWAELPAHYGAGDVFAMPCRTRRRGLDVEGLGIVYLEASATGLPVVAGDSGGAPDAVLDGETGWVVRGGSPEDAADRIVALLGDPALRRRMGERGRAWVEEKWRWDLLAENLKALL; translated from the coding sequence ATGCACAAGACCCTCATCGTGACCAACGACTTCCCGCCCCGGCCCGGCGGCATCCAGGCGTTCCTGCACAACATGGCGCTGCGGCTGGACCCGGAGCGCCTCGTCGTCTACGCCTCCACCTGGAAGCGGAGCCGGGAGGGGATCGAGGCCACGGCCGCCTTCGACGCCGAGCAGCCCTTCACGGTCGTACGCGATCGTACGACGATGCTGCTGCCGACGCCCGGGGCGACCCGGCGCGCCACCGGGCTGCTGCGCGAGCACGGCTGCACCTCGGTGTGGTTCGGGGCGGCGGCGCCGCTCGGCCTGATGGCGCCCGCCCTGCGGGCCGCGGGCGCCGAGCGGCTGGTCGCCACGACCCACGGGCACGAGGCCGGCTGGGCCCAGCTGCCCGCCGCCCGGCAACTGCTGCGCCGGATCGGCGAGGACACCGACACACTCACCTACCTCGGCGAGTACACCCGCTCGCGGATCGCCGGGGCGCTGACCCCCGAGGCGGCCGCGCGGATGGTGCAACTGCCGCCCGGCGTCGACGAGAAGACCTTCCACCCCGGCTCCGGCGGCGACGAGGTACGGGCCCGGCTCGGACTGTCCGACCGGCCGGTGGTCGTGTGCGTCTCGCGGCTCGTGCCGCGCAAGGGCCAGGACACCCTGATCCGGGCCATGCCGCGCATCCTGGCCAAGGAGCCGGACGCGGTGCTGCTGATCGTCGGCGGCGGCCCGTACGAGAACGACCTGCGCCGGCTCGCCCGCGAGAGCGGGGTCGCGGACTCCGTGCGCTTCACCGGCTCCGTGCCCTGGGCGGAGCTGCCCGCGCACTACGGCGCCGGTGACGTCTTCGCCATGCCGTGCCGGACCCGGCGCCGCGGCCTCGACGTCGAGGGGCTCGGGATCGTCTACCTGGAGGCCTCGGCGACCGGACTGCCCGTCGTCGCCGGCGACTCCGGCGGGGCGCCAGACGCGGTGCTCGACGGCGAGACCGGCTGGGTCGTGCGCGGCGGCTCCCCCGAGGACGCCGCCGACCGCATCGTCGCCCTCCTCGGCGACCCCGCGCTGCGCCGCCGGATGGGCGAGCGCGGACGGGCCTGGGTCGAGGAGAAGTGGCGCTGGGACCTGCTCGCCGAGAACCTCAAGGCGCTGCTCTGA
- a CDS encoding glycosyltransferase 87 family protein, with protein sequence MNRTAVGRPVAWLLGAWGAGRLVLLLLVFRVVALPGADVTTDVSVIYQGWFEVLRQGTFPLDDVTWQYPPAAALAILSPAVLPFLGYASAFFALACLADLAVLALLVSAGLRPGRSLCGAGVWVAGLPLLGPTAYARYDVMVTAVAVAALLTAARHPRAAGALAGFGAMLKVWPALLLLGAVRRRTWAAAALTAASVAALFALAMPGAFAFLTFQRDRGTEVESLGALVFHVARHFGWQGQVLLNYGSVEFLGPYVGAVSTAALGLTAAAFGWLLLWRLRARRFLPHTLADAAFTAVLMFTVTSRVISPQYLVWLIGVAAVCLGYRAGRMALPTWLLLAAALVTTVEFPLCFGNVVASDRYGVGLLVLRNGLLLAAALLAARRLWRDSVMPPAAAPVPSQTPHTKATADAS encoded by the coding sequence GTGAACAGGACGGCCGTGGGACGGCCCGTGGCGTGGCTGCTCGGCGCGTGGGGGGCCGGCCGGCTGGTGCTGCTGCTCCTCGTCTTCCGGGTGGTCGCCCTCCCGGGCGCGGACGTCACGACCGACGTGTCGGTGATCTACCAGGGCTGGTTCGAGGTGCTGCGCCAGGGCACGTTCCCGCTGGACGACGTGACCTGGCAGTACCCGCCCGCCGCCGCCCTCGCGATCCTCTCCCCCGCCGTCCTGCCCTTCCTCGGCTACGCCTCCGCCTTCTTCGCCCTGGCCTGCCTCGCCGACCTGGCCGTCCTCGCCCTGCTGGTGTCCGCGGGCCTGCGCCCCGGCCGGTCGCTGTGCGGCGCCGGGGTGTGGGTGGCGGGCCTGCCGCTGCTCGGCCCGACGGCCTACGCCCGCTACGACGTGATGGTGACCGCAGTCGCCGTGGCCGCGCTGCTCACCGCGGCGCGGCACCCTCGGGCGGCGGGAGCGCTGGCGGGCTTCGGGGCGATGCTCAAGGTGTGGCCTGCGCTGCTGCTCCTGGGGGCCGTACGGCGCCGGACGTGGGCGGCGGCCGCGCTGACCGCCGCGTCCGTGGCCGCGCTGTTCGCGCTGGCGATGCCCGGCGCCTTCGCGTTCCTCACCTTCCAGCGCGACCGGGGCACCGAGGTGGAGTCGCTGGGCGCCCTGGTCTTCCATGTGGCCCGGCACTTCGGCTGGCAGGGTCAGGTGCTGCTCAACTACGGCTCGGTGGAGTTCCTGGGCCCGTACGTCGGGGCGGTCAGCACGGCCGCGCTGGGCCTCACCGCCGCCGCCTTCGGCTGGCTGCTGCTGTGGCGGCTGCGGGCGAGACGGTTCCTCCCGCACACGCTCGCCGACGCGGCCTTCACTGCGGTGCTGATGTTCACGGTCACCAGCCGGGTGATCAGCCCGCAGTACCTGGTGTGGCTGATCGGCGTGGCCGCCGTCTGCCTCGGCTACCGCGCCGGACGCATGGCGCTGCCCACCTGGCTGCTGCTGGCGGCGGCCCTGGTGACGACCGTGGAGTTCCCGCTCTGTTTCGGCAACGTCGTGGCCAGTGACCGGTACGGTGTCGGCCTGCTCGTCCTGCGTAACGGCCTGCTGCTCGCCGCCGCCCTCCTCGCAGCCCGCCGGCTGTGGCGGGACTCGGTGATGCCGCCCGCCGCGGCCCCCGTCCCGAGCCAGACCCCCCACACGAAGGCGACCGCGGACGCCTCCTGA